The genomic window GTCGCGATCGTTTTCGCCGGGTTTTTGCGCGGGCTCTGTCACGGGGCCTCCCTCGAGCGTTGAGTCGCCCGAATCGACAATTCCTTTGATCTTTTACCCCGTTAGGGGGAGTCGCGCCAAGTTCTGCCATGCGTCGGTGGAGAAATAGGACGCGATATTCGTTCTTGGCGCCGAAAAAAGAACGGGGGCGGCTTGCGCCACCCCCGTCTTTGCCTCCCCGAAGGGAAGATCGCTTAGCGGAACAGGCCCAGCAGGACCGAAGGCTGCTGGTTGGCGATCGACAGCGACTGGATGCCCAGCTGCTGGCGAACCTGGAGCGCCTGAACCGAGGCCGAGGCCTTGCCGATATCGGCGTCGACGATGGCGCCGAGGCCGGTCGTCGTGGCGTCGACCACCGAGTTCACGAAGTTCGACTGCAGCGTCATCGTGCGGGTATCCGCAGCGTTGGCGCCCAGCGAAGCCGCGACCTGGTTGGCGAAAGTCGTCAGCGAGGTCAGCGACGCCGTGGCGGCGGTCACCGAAGACACCGAGGACTGCGCGAAGGTCGTGAACGAGGTG from Alphaproteobacteria bacterium includes these protein-coding regions:
- a CDS encoding flagellin, which produces AKITQLADGSIGNSQRTIYAADFSAMTNQISNFIAQANYNGVNLLSNNSAAKTFLADTSAATLTMTSQSTVHTSFTTFAQSSVSSVTAATASLTSLTTFANQVAASLGANAADTRTMTLQSNFVNSVVDATTTGLGAIVDADIGKASASVQALQVRQQLGIQSLSIANQQPSVLLGLFR